A window from Hemibagrus wyckioides isolate EC202008001 linkage group LG17, SWU_Hwy_1.0, whole genome shotgun sequence encodes these proteins:
- the LOC131368289 gene encoding olfactory receptor 52N4-like, which produces MDQQLFNNTFSFNLQIARFDVPLQAIYPVFIIGALIYLFAVFCNVTILALIVTQQSLHKPMFYILFSLPLADLIAITFSLPRVLMDIVTHTNMVYYPTCVLQGFVLHSYGGGVLFILAAMSFDRCIAICKPLRYNSIMGPYTVGGVIALAWGLDLSMILVLFALQARFPKCKTYIFNVYCSNSTLLQLSCGGDFTVNNVYGLAITGVMQGISVTVQLFSYVLILKTCLSNTQANARSKAVNTCLAQIITFVLYEIVSTFTILSYRFQNIPPSAQQISGLMIFTILPVVNPIIYGMKTREIRNTFIIVLKKQKVAFA; this is translated from the coding sequence ATGGACCAACAACTATTCAACAACACATTCAGTTTCAACCTTCAAATTGCTAGATTTGATGTCCCTCTTCAAGCTATTTATCCTGTGTTTATCATTGGAGCTCTGATCTATTTGTTTGCAGTGTTCTGTAATGTAACAATTTTAGCACTGATTGTTACCCAGCAAAGCCTTCATAAACCcatgttttacattttgttcaGCCTTCCTTTGGCAGACCTAATAGCAATTACATTTTCTTTGCCCAGAGTTCTTATGGATATTGTAACCCATACAAATATGGTCTACTACCCAACATGTGTTCTTCAGGGTTTTGTGCTTCACTCATATGGAGGTGGTGTACTTTTTATTCTGGCAGCGATGTCATTTGATCGGTGCATAGCAATATGCAAGCCACTCAGATATAACTCTATAATGGGTCCATATACAGTTGGTGGTGTGATAGCACTGGCTTGGGGCCTTGATTTGTCAATGATTCTTGTATTGTTTGCTCTTCAGGCAAGATTTCCAAAATGTAagacatatatttttaatgtttattgtaGCAATAGTACACTGTTACAGCTTTCATGTGGTGGTGactttactgtaaataatgtttatGGATTAGCTATAACTGGAGTTATGCAGGGCATTAGTGTGACTGTTCAATTATTCTCCTATGTATTAATTCTTAAGACATGTCTTTCCAACACACAAGCCAATGCTAGAAGTAAGGCTGTAAACACATGTTTAGCCCAGATAATTACATTTGTTCTGTATGAAATAGTTTCGACATTTACCATACTTTCATATCGTTTTCAGAATATACCACCCAGTGCACAACAGATAAGTGGTTTGATGATTTTCACAATTCTTCCAGTTGTTAATCCAATTATATATGGAATGAAAACAAGAGAGATTAGAAATACCTTCATAATAGTGCTGAAAAAACAAAAGGTGGCATTTGCataa
- the LOC131368421 gene encoding olfactory receptor 52B2-like, producing MSSNISIYTTLLTLESLDISPSYIIPVFMFGTLTYCAILFFNVTLLLIIALNQRLHKPMYILLFNMPINDIVGATAFFPQLISSILSQNRSITYSACYVQAFLVHLYGSGTLLILSAMAYDRYIAICCPLKYNTIMSPNSLLKIIIAIWSIAFTEIGVLIALSYRQEICSTKIVDTFCNNPSLMKLVCGDIRLTNYYGLSLTALHQSITLFIILFTYIQILITCVFKRHSDAKSKAIQTCGTHLVVFLCVEFSGLFTIISHRFENVSQYLRRLFGASVMIFPPFINPLIYGLKTKEIQQKIFVFFHKKL from the coding sequence ATGAGCTCTAATATTTCCATATATACAACTCTACTTACTCTGGAATCACTGGACATATCACCCTCTTATATTATACCAGTGTTCATGTTTGGAACACTTACCTATTGTGCTATCTTGTTTTTCAATGTTACATTACTGCTAATAATTGCTCTGAACCAAAGACTTCATAAGCCTATGTACATACTGTTGTTTAACATGCCAATCAATGACATTGTAGGTGCCACCGCTTTTTTTCCTCAGCTGATATCTAGTATACTGTCACAGAATCGATCAATCACGTATTCTGCATGTTACGTGCAAGCCTTCTTGGTGCACTTATATGGGTCTGGAACACTTCTTATTCTGTCTGCTATGGCTTATGACAGGTATATTGCAATCTGCTGCCCATTGAAATATAATACCATTATGTCTCCAAATAGCTTGCTGAAGATAATCATTGCAATTTGGTCCATAGCATTTACAGAAATTGGTGTACTGATTGCTCTGAGCTACCGTCAAGAGATTTGTAGCACGAAAATAGTAGACACTTTCTGTAATAATCCAAGTTTGATGAAGCTTGTATGTGGGGACATACGCCTGACTAATTACTATGGACTGTCTCTTACAGCTTTGCACCAAAGTATAACACTGTTTATAATATTATTCACATACATCCAAATCTTAATCACTTGTGTCTTTAAAAGACACTCTGATGCTAAAAGCAAAGCTATTCAGACATGTGGTACACACCtagttgttttcttatgtgtaGAGTTCAGTGGACTGTTTACAATAATTTCACACAGGTTTGAGAATGTATCCCAATACCTAAGAAGACTCTTTGGTGCATCTGTAATGATATTTCCTCCTTTTATTAATCCTCTAATATATGGattgaaaacaaaagaaattcaacaaaagatttttgttttctttcataaAAAGTTATAA
- the LOC131367513 gene encoding olfactory receptor 52B2-like codes for MSSNMSVYSTLLTLEPIEIPPPYILPVFMFGTLTYCSILLFNITLLLTIALNHKLHKPMYILLFNMPLNDIMGATALFPQIMTNLLSQNRLITYSTCYVQAFLVHLYGNGSFLILLAMAYDRYTAICCPLKYNTLMSQHNLVKIILTVWTINFAMIGSLLALSYRQEICSTRIVDSFCNNPCLMKLICGDIRLNNYYGLTITVLLHFLTVFLMLFTYIQILITCVLRRESDAKSKAIQTCGTHLVVYLCLEFSALFTIISHRFDNVPQELRRVLGASVMIFPPFLNPLIYGLKTKEIQQNILVFFHKRISQL; via the coding sequence ATGAGCTCTAATATGTCCGTATATTCAACTCTTCTTACTTTGGAACCAATAGAAATACCACCACCTTATATATTACCAGTGTTTATGTTTGGAACCCTTACCTATTGTTCTATCTTGTTGTTCAATATTACATTACTGCTCACAATTGCTCTGAACCATAAACTTCATAAACCTATGTATATACTGTTATTTAACATGCCACTTAATGACATTATGGGTGCCACTGCTCTTTTTCCTCAGATCATGACTAATTTGCTGTCACAGAATAGATTAATCACTTATTCTACATGCTATGTGCAAGCCTTCTTGGTACATTTGTATGGCAATGGATCATTTCTAATTCTGCTCGCTATGGCTTATGACAGGTATACTGCAATTTGCTGCCCATTGAAATACAACACCTTGATGAGCCAACATAACTTGGTGAAAATAATCCTCACAGTATGGACCATAAATTTTGCAATGATTGGTTCTCTACTTGCACTAAGCTACCGCCAGGAGATTTGTAGCACAAGAATAGTGGACTCTTTCTGTAACAATCCATGTTTGATGAAGTTAATATGTGGGGACATAAGGCTGAATAACTACTATGGACTGACTATTACAGTTTTGCTCCACTTTCTAACAGTGTTTCTAATgctattcacatacatacaaattCTAATCACATGTGTCTTGAGAAGAGAGTCTGatgcaaaaagcaaagcaatTCAGACATGTGGTACACACCTAGTCGTTTACTTATGTTTAGAGTTCAGTGCACTGTTTACTATAATTTCACACAGATTTGATAATGTACCACAGGAATTAAGAAGGGTCCTTGGTGCATCAGTGATGATATTTCCTCCTTTTCTTAATCCTCTAATATATGGattgaaaacaaaagaaattcaACAGAATATACTTGTCTTCTTCCATAAAAGGATATCTCAGTTATAA
- the LOC131368288 gene encoding olfactory receptor 52B2-like — MEQQLSNNTFSFNLQMARFDIPVQAIYPVFIIGALIYFFAVFCNVTILALIVTQQSLHKPMYYILFSLPLTDLMGITCALPKVLLDIVTQTNAISYPACVLQGFLLHLYGGCVLFILAAMSFDRYIAICKPLRYNSIMGPYTVGGVIALAWGLDIALMLVLFALQARVPKCKTFIFNVYCSNSTLLQLSCGGDLTVNNLYGLAITGVIQGISVTIQIFSYAQILKACLSHTQTDARSKAVNTCLAQLIIFVMYEIVTTFTILSYRFQNIPLNAQQICGLLIFTILPVFNPIIYGMKTRDIRNTFIIVLKRQRLVGKKSNIFYKKKTTHSQSTECLTHRTWKD, encoded by the exons ATGGAGCAACAACTCTCCAACAATACATTCAGTTTCAACCTTCAAATGGCCAGATTTGATATACCTGTTCAAGCTATTTATCCTGTGTTTATCATTGGAGCTCTGATCTATTTCTTTGCAGTGTTCTGTAATGTAACAATTTTAGCATTGATTGTTACCCAGCAAAGCCTTCATAAACCCATGTATTACATTTTGTTCAGCCTTCCTTTAACAGACTTAATGGGAATTACATGTGCCCTTCCCAAAGTGCTTCTGGATATTGTAACCCAAACAAATGCTATCTCTTACCCAGCATGTGTTCTGCAGGGCTTTTTGCTTCATTTGTATGGAGGTTGTGTACTTTTTATTCTGGCAGCGATGTCATTTGATCGCTACATTGCAATATGCAAGCCACTCAGATATAACTCTATAATGGGTCCATATACAGTTGGTGGTGTGATAGCACTGGCTTGGGGCCTTGACATTGCCTTGATGCTTGTATTGTTTGCACTTCAGGCAAGAGTTCCAAAATGtaagacatttatttttaatgtttattgtaGCAATAGTACACTGTTACAGCTTTCATGTGGTGGTGACCTTACTGTGAATAATCTTTATGGATTAGCTATAACTGGAGTTATACAGGGCATTAGTGTGACTATTCAAATATTCTCCTATgcacaaattcttaaagcttgtctttcacacacacaaactgatgcTAGGAGTAAAGCTGTAAACACATGTTTAGCACAGTTAATTATATTTGTTATGTATGAAATAGTGACAACTTTCACTATACTGTCATATCGTTTTCAGAATATACCACTCAATGCACAACAAATATGTGGTTTGTTGATTTTCACAATTCTGCCAGTTTTTAATCCAATTATATATGGAATGAAAACAAGAGACATTAGAAATACATTCATCATAGTGTTAAAAAGACAAAGATT GGTAGGGAAAAAGAgcaatattttttacaaaaaaaaaactacacattCTCAAAGCACAGAATGTCTA ACTCACCGGACGTGGAAGGATTAG
- the LOC131368290 gene encoding olfactory receptor 52B2-like, with protein sequence MNSNMSIYTTLLTLESLDISPSYIIPVFMFGTLTYCAILFFNVTLLLIIALNQKLHKPMYILLFNMPINDIVGATAFFPQLISSILSQNRSITYSACYMQAFLVHLYGSGTLLILSAMAYDRYIAICCPLKYNTIMSPNSVLKIIIAIWSIAFTVISFLLALSYRQEVCSTKIVDTFCNNPSLMKLICGDISLTNYYGLSLTALYQIITLFIILFTYIQILITCVFKRHSDAKSKAIQTCSTHLIVFLCIEFSGLFAIISHRFENVSQYLRRLFGASVMIFPPFINPLIYGLKTKEIKHILFCSVKKYLAYLNTIEHLWDVLNERPSAFPFWLPALCWTWNEKSCNERNHLVICALASLALAIHCRGVWSVTRVKCHPAR encoded by the exons ATGAACTCTAATATGTCCATATATACAACTCTACTTACTCTGGAATCACTAGACATATCACCCTCTTATATAATACCAGTGTTCATGTTTGGAACACTTACCTATTGTGCTATCTTGTTTTTCAATGTTACATTACTGCTAATAATTGCTCTGAACCAAAAACTTCATAAGCCTATGTACATACTGTTGTTTAACATGCCAATCAATGACATTGTAGGTGCCACCGCTTTTTTTCCTCAGCTGATATCTAGTATACTGTCACAGAATCGATCAATCACGTATTCTGCATGTTACATGCAAGCCTTCTTGGTACACTTGTATGGGTCTGGAACACTTCTTATTCTGTCTGCTATGGCTTATGACAGGTATATTGCAATCTGCTGCCCATTGAAATATAACACCATTATGTCTCCTAATAGCGTGCTGAAGATAATCATTGCAATTTGGTCTATAGCTTTTACAGTGATAAGTTTTCTACTTGCTCTGAGCTACCGTCAAGAGGTTTGTAGCACGAAAATAGTAGACACTTTCTGTAATAATCCAAGTTTAATGAAGCTTATATGTGGGGACATAAGCCTGACTAATTATTATGGACTGTCTCTTACAGCTTTGTACCAAATTATAACACTGTTTATAATATTATTCACATACATCCAAATCTTAATCACTTGTGTCTTTAAAAGACACTCTGATGCTAAAAGCAAAGCTATTCAGACATGCAGTACACACTTAATTGTTTTCTTATGTATAGAGTTCAGTGGACTGTTTGCCATAATTTCCCACAGGTTTGAGAATGTATCACAGTACTTAAGAAGACTCTTTGGTGCATCTGTAATGATATTTCCTCCTTTTATTAATCCTCTAATATATGGATTGAAAACAAAGGAAATTaaacacattttgttttgttctgtaaaAAAATATCTTGCAT ACCTCAAtacaatcgagcatctgtgggatgtgctgaatgAGAGACCATCCGCATTCCCGTTTTGGCTCCCGGCTCTGTGCTGGACCTGGAACGAGAAGTCCTGCAATGAGAGGAACCATCTAGTTATCTGCGCATTAGCGTCCTTGGCTTTGGCCATCCATTGCAGGGGCGTGTGGTCGGTGACCAGGGTGAAGTGTCACCCTGCCAGGTAG